The proteins below are encoded in one region of Polypterus senegalus isolate Bchr_013 chromosome 2, ASM1683550v1, whole genome shotgun sequence:
- the LOC120523961 gene encoding olfactory receptor 2AT4-like isoform X2, with amino-acid sequence MAVSININGSLKEFVLLGFPGLGEEYYKVVFAAALLVYVIALCGNLILLSVITCDKKLHIPMYFLVCNLSLADIIYISTSLPKLMSRYLLDDKVISYNGCFTQMYFFLCLSALESYILVAMAFDRFLAICQPLRYPTLMNGRNSILLAVFGWTLGFITPIKSVSLTQTMDFCGPNKIYHCICDYSAVIKLACNDISGISTQGLVTALSIIIIPFTFIVFTYINIGLAVTKIKSSGRAKAFSTCVAHLLIVVFFYISATFVFVSYRIQNVSTDFRILGSLQYAVIPPLLNPFIYSFRNKDIREAIKKKFKDNMVEKHQIDVMAIPSC; translated from the coding sequence ATGGCTGTTTCCATCAACATAAATGGGAGTTTGAAGGAATTCGTATTGCTGGGATTCCCCGGGTTGGGAGAAGAGTACTACAAGGTTGTATTTGCAGCAGCTCTGCTTGTGTATGTGATTGCTCTTTGTGGCAACCTCATATTACTTTCTGTTATCACGTGTGACAAAAAGCTCCATATCCCCATGTATTTTCTTGTATGCAATTTATCGTTGGctgatattatttatatatcaaCTTCGCTCCCTAAATTAATGTCAAGATACCTCCTTGATGACAAGGTCATATCATATAATGGATGCTTTACACAGATgtacttttttttatgtttgtcggCTCTGGAATCATATATTCTTGTTGCAATGGCCTTTGATCGTTTTTTAGCAATCTGCCAACCTCTTAGGTACCCGACTTTAATGAACGGTAGAAATAGCATTTTGCTTGCAGTGTTTGGCTGGACTTTAGGTTTCATTACACCTATCAAGTCTGTTTCATTAACTCAAACTATGGATTTCTGTGGCCCAAATAAAATTTATCATTGCATTTGTGACTACAGTGCAGTAATTAAACTTGCTTGTAATGACATTTCTGGGATCAGTACACAGGGCCTGGTGACGGCGTTATCGATTATCATAATCCcatttacttttattgttttcacGTATATAAACATAGGACTTGCAGTCACTAAAATTAAAAGTTCGGGGAGAGCTAAAGCTTTCTCTACGTGTGTTGCGCATCTACTCATTGTagtgtttttttacatttcagcgacatttgtttttgtttcttatagAATTCAAAATGTATCGACAGATTTCCGCATTTTGGGTTCACTTCAGTATGCGGTGATACCTCCTCTGCTAAACccttttatatattcatttagaAATAAAGATATAcgtgaagcaattaaaaagaaatttaaagataATATGGTCGAAAAACATCAAATTGATGTCATGGCTATCCCGAGTTGTTAA